In the genome of Microbacterium endophyticum, one region contains:
- the scpB gene encoding SMC-Scp complex subunit ScpB, protein MTDDVAGRLEAILLVVDEPQSLVSLATAIAAPVPAVRQAIEELVADYDGERGGRRRGFELREVGGGWRLYVRAEFDPVVAEFVSSQSPSRLSQAALETLAVIAYKQPVSRGQVASIRAVNVDSVVRTLVARGLITEVATDSETGAILYGTSDALLVNLGINSLDELPPISPLLSDGADGFDQEVIR, encoded by the coding sequence ATGACCGATGATGTTGCAGGCCGACTCGAAGCGATCCTTCTCGTGGTCGATGAACCACAGAGCCTCGTGAGTCTTGCGACCGCCATCGCGGCCCCCGTGCCCGCGGTGCGACAGGCGATCGAAGAACTCGTCGCCGATTACGACGGTGAGCGTGGCGGCCGGCGGCGCGGATTTGAGCTTCGCGAAGTTGGTGGCGGCTGGCGCCTCTACGTGCGCGCCGAGTTCGATCCGGTGGTCGCAGAATTCGTTTCGTCGCAGTCGCCGTCGCGTCTTTCGCAGGCGGCGCTTGAGACTCTTGCCGTGATTGCGTACAAGCAACCCGTCTCTCGCGGGCAGGTAGCTTCGATCCGTGCAGTGAACGTGGATTCTGTAGTGCGTACGCTGGTAGCACGCGGGCTCATCACCGAGGTTGCGACCGATTCTGAAACCGGCGCGATTCTTTACGGCACATCCGATGCGCTGCTCGTGAATCTCGGCATCAACTCGCTTGACGAGCTGCCCCCCATTTCTCCGCTGCTGTCTGATGGCGCTGACGGATTTGACCAGGAAGTTATTCGATGA
- a CDS encoding segregation and condensation protein A, whose protein sequence is MALSPDPDSGTEATAEGFRVSLGVFDGPFDLLLTLISKHELDITEVALSTVTDEFISYLRALDPDEEMEQASGFLVVAATLLDMKVAGLLPQGEFVDAESVALLEARDLLFARLLQYRAFKDVSTWFAEKLQREDARHTRSVRLEEKYRRATPELVWTLSAGDFAALALFAMTPKEIPIVGLDHLHAPLVSIREQAAIVVTFLRNAGTVSFRELIAGVSMPGVVVARFLSVLELYRHAALTFEQLEPLGELTLRWTAERWSDENLASLGADYDR, encoded by the coding sequence GTGGCGCTGTCGCCTGATCCCGATTCGGGAACAGAAGCCACAGCCGAAGGATTCCGCGTATCGCTCGGCGTGTTTGATGGTCCATTCGACCTCTTGCTCACGCTGATTTCAAAGCACGAACTCGATATCACGGAGGTTGCCCTCAGCACGGTGACCGATGAGTTCATTTCGTATCTTCGGGCGCTGGATCCCGATGAAGAGATGGAACAGGCATCCGGCTTTCTCGTGGTTGCGGCAACGCTGCTCGACATGAAAGTCGCCGGGCTCCTGCCGCAGGGCGAGTTTGTCGATGCTGAGTCGGTCGCGCTACTCGAAGCGCGCGACCTCTTGTTTGCGCGGTTGCTGCAATACCGAGCCTTCAAAGACGTATCGACGTGGTTTGCGGAGAAGCTCCAGAGGGAAGACGCCCGCCACACCCGTTCGGTGCGGTTGGAAGAGAAATACCGCCGAGCAACCCCGGAGCTCGTCTGGACCCTCTCTGCGGGGGACTTCGCCGCGCTTGCTCTCTTTGCGATGACACCGAAAGAGATTCCGATCGTTGGGCTCGACCACCTTCACGCCCCACTCGTGAGTATTCGCGAGCAGGCAGCGATTGTCGTGACGTTTCTTCGAAATGCCGGCACCGTGAGTTTTCGTGAACTGATCGCCGGCGTATCAATGCCCGGCGTGGTCGTGGCCAGGTTCTTATCGGTGCTCGAGCTTTATCGCCATGCAGCCTTGACGTTCGAGCAGCTCGAGCCGCTCGGCGAACTGACTTTGCGCTGGACAGCAGAACGCTGGTCCGACGAAAACCTCGCCTCGCTGGGAGCAGATTATGACCGATGA
- a CDS encoding ParA family protein, with translation MTGSAAKSTAKSPKKGETATLGATGRPYRGFATPPALDSHGPARIIALCNQKGGVGKTTTTINLAAALAEYGRRVLTIDFDPQGALSAGLGIDTHDMPTIYDLLLDTKRDPQDVIVQTSVPGLDIMPANIDLSAAEVHLVNEVARETILSRVLRKVAGDYDVILIDCQPSLGLLTVNALTASHGVLIPLECEFFALRGVALLIETIDKVRDRLNPSITLDGVVATMYDPRTLHSREVLERVVDAFGDDVLETVIGRTVKFPDASVAGVPITEFAPEHPAAQAYLRLARELVARGAVA, from the coding sequence GTGACGGGCAGCGCAGCAAAGTCCACGGCTAAGTCGCCGAAGAAGGGCGAGACAGCCACTCTGGGAGCGACGGGTCGCCCCTATCGGGGTTTTGCGACTCCGCCCGCACTCGATTCACATGGGCCCGCGCGCATCATTGCGCTTTGCAATCAAAAGGGTGGCGTCGGTAAAACGACGACGACCATCAACCTTGCCGCAGCTCTTGCCGAGTATGGTCGCCGTGTCTTGACGATCGACTTCGACCCGCAGGGTGCGCTTTCAGCAGGGCTCGGCATCGATACCCATGACATGCCGACCATTTACGATCTGCTGCTCGACACGAAGCGCGATCCGCAAGATGTGATTGTGCAGACGTCAGTACCTGGCCTCGACATCATGCCGGCCAACATCGATCTGTCTGCCGCTGAAGTGCACCTCGTCAATGAGGTCGCACGCGAGACAATTCTCTCGCGTGTGCTCCGGAAAGTCGCTGGTGACTATGACGTCATCCTCATCGACTGCCAGCCGTCGCTTGGCCTTCTCACCGTCAATGCGTTGACGGCAAGTCATGGTGTGCTCATCCCTCTGGAGTGCGAGTTCTTTGCGCTCCGTGGGGTTGCGCTGCTGATTGAGACGATCGACAAGGTGCGCGATCGCCTCAACCCCTCGATCACGCTCGACGGTGTTGTCGCGACGATGTACGACCCGCGCACGCTCCACTCGCGTGAAGTTCTCGAACGGGTCGTCGACGCCTTCGGCGATGACGTGCTTGAAACCGTGATCGGACGCACCGTGAAGTTTCCGGATGCCTCGGTTGCCGGTGTGCCGATTACCGAGTTTGCTCCGGAGCACCCCGCAGCGCAGGCGTACCTGCGTCTGGCGCGGGAGCTGGTGGCCCGTGGCGCTGTCGCCTGA
- the xerD gene encoding site-specific tyrosine recombinase XerD: protein MNLDRAVDTYLRHVAIERGLSDHTVAAYRRDLDVYTSWLTTLDIADSDAVTPAIVADFVAERANTEPPPAASSLARLQSSVRNFHRFLSAEGSAVADPTGKLRPPVQPKRLPKALTIEQIEALLAAPDVSNISGVRDRALLEMLYATGARVSELVQLDVDDLTDADIVRVRGKGSKERMVPVGSFARTALDAYLTRARPELARRGKGTPRLFLGVRGAPLSRQSVWLIIQAAAETAGLSAHVSPHTFRHSFATHLLQGGADVRVVQELLGHASVATTQIYTHVSIDALRDVYATSHPRAL, encoded by the coding sequence ATGAACCTCGATCGCGCTGTCGATACGTACCTGCGACATGTCGCGATTGAGCGAGGCCTGTCGGACCATACGGTCGCGGCCTATCGTCGCGACCTTGATGTGTACACGTCGTGGCTGACGACGCTCGACATTGCAGACTCGGATGCCGTCACCCCGGCGATCGTCGCAGATTTCGTGGCCGAGCGAGCGAATACCGAGCCGCCGCCCGCGGCCTCGAGTCTTGCGCGGTTGCAATCGTCGGTGCGGAACTTTCATCGCTTTCTGAGTGCCGAAGGATCCGCGGTGGCTGACCCCACGGGAAAGCTCCGGCCGCCGGTACAGCCGAAGCGACTGCCGAAAGCGCTGACGATCGAGCAGATCGAAGCACTGCTTGCTGCCCCCGATGTGTCAAACATTTCGGGCGTCCGCGACCGGGCTCTCTTGGAGATGCTCTACGCGACGGGTGCTCGCGTGTCGGAGCTCGTACAGCTCGACGTTGATGACCTCACTGACGCCGACATTGTTCGGGTGCGCGGTAAGGGCTCGAAAGAGCGCATGGTGCCGGTTGGCTCATTTGCTCGAACTGCCCTCGACGCGTACCTCACTCGTGCTCGCCCTGAGCTTGCGCGCCGGGGAAAGGGCACGCCGCGCCTGTTTCTTGGCGTGCGGGGTGCACCTCTTTCGCGACAGAGCGTGTGGCTTATCATCCAGGCTGCAGCTGAAACCGCCGGCCTCTCGGCCCACGTATCTCCCCACACGTTTCGGCACTCGTTTGCGACCCACCTGCTGCAGGGGGGAGCCGACGTGCGTGTGGTGCAAGAGCTTCTCGGCCACGCGTCTGTGGCAACGACGCAGATTTACACGCACGTGTCGATCGACGCCCTGCGCGACGTTTACGCGACGTCTCACCCTCGCGCCCTCTAG
- a CDS encoding NUDIX domain-containing protein codes for MSSADLHDENVTPDIVASELVYEGRVWDVRSEKFRYNGAELERQFVDHPGAAAVVALDDENRVLLIQQYRHPIRTRDWEIPAGLLDVEGEPPMEAAKRELAEEVDVVAREWEPLVSVFTTPGGNDEVIHVFLARGLSATEETFDRDEEEADIRTEWVPLDEAVSAVLAGRMRNGILSVGVLAASERLRRGASAS; via the coding sequence ATGTCTTCTGCTGATCTGCACGACGAAAACGTCACGCCCGATATCGTCGCCTCGGAGCTCGTGTACGAGGGACGCGTGTGGGACGTGCGAAGTGAGAAGTTCCGGTACAACGGTGCTGAGCTCGAGCGACAGTTCGTCGACCACCCGGGCGCTGCCGCAGTCGTGGCGCTCGACGACGAAAACCGTGTGCTGCTGATTCAGCAGTATCGGCACCCCATTCGTACCCGCGATTGGGAGATTCCCGCGGGACTGCTCGACGTCGAAGGTGAGCCTCCGATGGAAGCTGCCAAGCGCGAGCTCGCCGAAGAGGTTGATGTTGTCGCACGCGAGTGGGAACCACTCGTGAGTGTGTTCACAACGCCCGGCGGCAACGACGAGGTCATTCATGTGTTCTTGGCGCGTGGACTCAGCGCCACTGAGGAGACGTTCGACCGCGACGAAGAGGAAGCCGACATCCGCACCGAGTGGGTGCCGCTCGACGAGGCGGTTTCTGCTGTGCTCGCGGGTCGTATGCGAAATGGCATTCTGAGCGTCGGCGTGCTGGCGGCATCCGAACGCTTGCGACGTGGAGCATCCGCATCCTGA
- a CDS encoding CTP synthase yields the protein MTDSPAAASSNDTTKHIFVTGGVVSSLGKGLTAASLGNLLTARGLRVVMQKLDPYLNVDPGTMNPFQHGEVFVTDDGAETDLDIGHYERFLDIQLSQAANVTTGQIYSQVIARERRGEYLGDTVQVIPHITDEIKRRMRLQADETPKPDVIITEIGGTVGDIESQPFIESARQIRHELGRQNVFFVHVSLVPFMGASGEQKTKPTQHSVATLRSIGIQPDALVLRSDRPVTESNKRKIALMCDVDEDAVVNAVDVPSIYDIPTMLHDQNLDQYIVRTLGIDKAEDVDWTRWGRLLEAVHNPKHEVTIGLVGKYIDLPDAYLSVTEALKAGGFGQETHVKVNWVPSDSCETPEGAERALAHLDGIIVPGGFGIRGIEGKLGALKFAREQGIPTLGICLGLQCMVVEYARNVVGLEGASSSEFDPDTEFPVIATMAEQVDILDHGDMGGTMRLGLYPAQLREGSLAEEVYGDDLVSERHRHRYEVNNAYRDQLAEAGLVFSGLSPDRNLVEYVELPKDKHPYYIATQAHPELRSRPTAPHPLFRGLVSAALERHRASELFDVDRG from the coding sequence GTGACGGACTCTCCTGCTGCGGCCTCTTCTAACGACACGACCAAGCACATTTTTGTGACGGGTGGTGTCGTTTCTTCTTTGGGTAAAGGCCTGACGGCGGCAAGCCTCGGCAACCTTCTGACAGCACGCGGTTTACGCGTGGTTATGCAGAAACTTGACCCGTATCTCAACGTAGACCCCGGAACGATGAACCCGTTCCAGCACGGTGAGGTCTTCGTTACCGACGACGGGGCTGAGACAGACCTCGACATCGGACACTACGAGCGCTTTCTCGACATTCAGTTGAGTCAGGCCGCGAACGTGACCACCGGGCAGATTTATTCTCAGGTGATCGCGCGAGAGCGCCGCGGCGAGTATCTCGGCGACACTGTGCAGGTCATCCCGCACATCACCGACGAGATCAAGCGCCGCATGCGGTTGCAGGCCGATGAAACGCCGAAGCCCGACGTCATCATCACTGAAATCGGTGGCACTGTCGGCGACATCGAGTCTCAGCCGTTCATCGAGTCAGCTCGTCAGATTCGTCACGAACTGGGGCGCCAGAACGTTTTCTTCGTTCACGTGTCACTCGTGCCGTTCATGGGCGCGTCGGGCGAGCAGAAGACCAAGCCGACGCAGCACTCGGTGGCAACGCTTCGCTCGATCGGTATTCAGCCTGATGCTCTCGTGCTTCGCAGCGACCGACCGGTGACCGAGTCGAACAAGCGCAAGATCGCTCTCATGTGTGACGTCGACGAAGACGCTGTAGTCAACGCTGTTGACGTTCCGAGTATTTACGACATCCCCACGATGCTGCACGATCAAAATCTTGATCAGTACATCGTGCGGACGCTCGGGATCGATAAGGCGGAAGACGTGGACTGGACTCGCTGGGGTCGTCTGCTCGAAGCCGTGCACAACCCCAAGCACGAAGTGACCATCGGTCTCGTAGGTAAGTACATCGACCTGCCGGATGCGTATCTCTCGGTCACCGAAGCGTTGAAAGCTGGCGGATTCGGTCAGGAAACGCACGTCAAAGTGAACTGGGTTCCCTCCGACAGCTGCGAAACCCCAGAGGGCGCTGAACGCGCACTCGCACACCTCGATGGCATCATCGTTCCCGGTGGTTTCGGCATCCGCGGTATCGAAGGCAAGCTCGGTGCGCTCAAATTCGCACGAGAACAGGGCATTCCGACGCTCGGGATCTGCCTGGGCCTGCAGTGCATGGTTGTGGAGTATGCACGCAATGTGGTGGGGCTTGAAGGCGCATCATCGAGCGAGTTCGATCCCGACACCGAGTTCCCTGTGATTGCGACGATGGCTGAGCAGGTCGATATTCTCGACCACGGCGACATGGGCGGCACGATGCGTCTGGGTCTTTACCCGGCGCAGTTGCGTGAGGGATCGCTCGCAGAAGAGGTCTATGGCGACGACCTCGTGTCGGAGCGTCACCGTCACCGCTACGAGGTCAACAACGCGTACCGTGACCAGCTAGCCGAGGCGGGTCTCGTCTTCTCCGGCTTGTCGCCCGACCGCAACCTCGTCGAGTATGTGGAGCTTCCGAAAGACAAGCACCCGTACTACATCGCAACTCAGGCTCACCCCGAGCTGCGGTCGCGTCCGACGGCGCCGCATCCGCTCTTCCGTGGCCTTGTCAGTGCAGCGCTCGAACGCCACCGCGCGAGCGAACTCTTCGACGTGGATCGCGGTTAG
- the recN gene encoding DNA repair protein RecN has protein sequence MIEELRLRDLGVIADATLPIGRGFTAITGETGAGKTMVVSGLGLLLGNRADSSAVRAGAAQASVDGAWLVSETGPVADRVRDAGGDVEALGDGRAELLMARTLSREGRSRASVGGRVVPVGVLSELADQLVVVHGQSDQLRLRSSSAQRDALDRFAGEVVTEALREYRDAFTRHRQIDDELDALVTYRGTRSEEAALLRAQIAEIEQVNPQPGEDTELAERAQRLANAEELRISAATAHAMLANEDGSPDVVTILAEVRRTLERADDPILTEAGAAAADLGYRATDLAATLAGYLADLDDAAPAELAALEERRAVLGELVRTHGSIDAAIEMLAKGSARLTELDDDDDRVARLEAERETASAALDSAASALSAHRRDAAMRLADAVTEELHALALPDARVVVEVSEAAPTTTGRDEVALLLAPHPGADPRPVARSASGGELSRVMLAIEVVIAGTDPVPTFVFDEVDAGIGGAAAIEVGRRLAKLAESAQVIAVTHLAQVAAFAGNHLGVVKASDGTVTESSVRRLDGRDREAEMARLLSGLDDSEAALTHARELLALGAASSSSASTSR, from the coding sequence GTGATCGAAGAACTGCGGTTGCGTGACCTCGGCGTGATCGCAGACGCGACGTTGCCCATTGGTCGCGGTTTCACCGCGATCACCGGCGAGACCGGTGCTGGTAAAACTATGGTCGTGAGCGGCCTCGGTCTACTGCTCGGTAATCGGGCTGACTCGAGCGCTGTACGTGCGGGAGCCGCGCAAGCCTCCGTTGACGGTGCCTGGCTCGTGTCGGAGACTGGCCCAGTGGCGGACCGCGTCCGCGACGCCGGCGGTGATGTCGAAGCGTTGGGTGACGGGCGTGCGGAGCTGCTGATGGCACGCACTCTTTCTCGCGAGGGTCGCAGTAGGGCGAGCGTCGGCGGTCGGGTTGTGCCGGTAGGAGTGCTCTCCGAGCTCGCCGATCAGCTCGTTGTCGTGCACGGGCAGTCCGATCAACTGCGGCTTCGCTCATCCAGCGCCCAGCGGGATGCCCTTGATCGCTTCGCCGGCGAAGTGGTTACCGAGGCGCTCCGTGAATACCGTGACGCTTTCACGCGCCACCGGCAGATCGACGACGAACTCGACGCGCTCGTGACGTATCGGGGGACTCGCTCAGAAGAGGCTGCACTCTTGCGAGCCCAGATCGCCGAAATCGAGCAGGTCAATCCGCAGCCGGGAGAAGACACGGAGTTGGCCGAGCGCGCACAGCGACTGGCGAACGCGGAAGAGCTCCGAATCTCTGCCGCGACAGCTCACGCCATGCTGGCAAACGAAGATGGTTCGCCCGATGTCGTGACGATTCTGGCTGAAGTGCGCCGAACCCTCGAACGCGCTGATGATCCGATTCTCACCGAAGCCGGTGCGGCCGCGGCAGACCTCGGATATCGCGCCACCGATCTTGCGGCAACGCTTGCTGGCTACCTCGCAGATCTTGACGACGCGGCCCCGGCAGAACTTGCCGCTCTTGAAGAAAGACGCGCTGTACTCGGGGAACTGGTTCGCACTCACGGATCGATTGATGCGGCGATCGAGATGCTCGCGAAGGGATCGGCGCGCCTCACCGAGCTCGACGATGACGATGACAGGGTCGCGCGGCTCGAGGCAGAGCGCGAAACTGCATCCGCTGCCCTCGATTCGGCAGCCAGCGCACTGTCTGCGCATCGACGGGATGCGGCGATGCGACTTGCCGACGCTGTCACTGAAGAGCTCCATGCCCTCGCGCTGCCGGACGCACGCGTCGTTGTCGAAGTTTCTGAGGCGGCACCTACCACGACAGGCCGCGATGAGGTTGCACTGCTCTTGGCGCCGCACCCGGGCGCTGACCCACGCCCCGTCGCTCGCAGCGCATCAGGTGGAGAGCTCAGTCGCGTCATGCTCGCGATCGAAGTCGTCATCGCGGGCACAGACCCCGTTCCGACCTTCGTGTTCGATGAGGTCGATGCTGGTATCGGCGGGGCAGCGGCTATCGAAGTCGGGCGGAGACTCGCGAAGCTCGCAGAATCAGCACAGGTCATTGCTGTGACGCACCTTGCCCAGGTTGCGGCGTTTGCGGGAAACCACCTCGGCGTCGTGAAAGCGAGCGACGGTACCGTGACGGAATCCAGCGTCCGACGCCTTGACGGCCGAGACCGAGAAGCTGAAATGGCGCGACTGCTGTCAGGCCTCGACGACTCTGAAGCGGCTCTCACTCACGCGCGTGAACTTCTGGCCCTCGGGGCAGCTTCTTCATCGTCGGCGAGCACAAGTCGATAA
- a CDS encoding NAD kinase, translating to MTETVRNILVVAHALREETVLAAVRVASALSAAGARPVFVADDRDDLIAALPEYTDPAILGRDVNIADIELAIVLGGDGTILRAAELVRDVSAPVLGINMGHVGFLAEIERDDMDDAVARVIARDYRVEERLALAVQVKDSSGDVTYETWALNEATVEKASRERMLEVVVEVDERPLTAFGCDGIVVSTPTGSTAYNFSAGGPVIWPGVQAIAVVPLSAHALFAKPLVINPDARIAIELLQRTNGTGILWCDGRRSHELPPGARVVVRQSSRPVRLARLHPASFTDRLVRKFHLPVTGWRGPDGDAS from the coding sequence ATGACAGAGACCGTACGCAACATTTTGGTTGTCGCGCACGCCCTGCGCGAGGAGACCGTTTTAGCAGCCGTCCGGGTAGCATCTGCGCTGAGCGCAGCTGGCGCGCGTCCGGTCTTTGTGGCGGACGATCGCGATGATCTGATTGCGGCACTTCCCGAGTACACCGACCCTGCAATTCTTGGCCGTGACGTGAATATCGCGGATATCGAGCTCGCGATTGTGCTCGGGGGCGACGGCACAATACTGCGTGCTGCTGAGCTGGTTCGTGATGTCAGTGCACCAGTGCTCGGCATCAATATGGGACACGTCGGTTTTCTGGCAGAAATCGAACGCGACGATATGGACGACGCCGTCGCACGTGTCATCGCGCGCGATTACCGCGTCGAGGAACGACTCGCCCTCGCAGTGCAAGTCAAGGACTCGTCGGGCGACGTTACCTACGAGACGTGGGCGCTCAACGAAGCAACGGTCGAAAAGGCGTCACGCGAACGGATGCTGGAAGTCGTTGTCGAGGTCGACGAACGCCCACTGACCGCGTTCGGATGTGACGGCATCGTCGTATCGACTCCGACCGGTTCGACGGCCTATAACTTCTCAGCGGGTGGCCCCGTCATTTGGCCGGGTGTGCAAGCGATTGCGGTCGTACCGCTGTCAGCGCACGCGCTTTTCGCGAAGCCCCTCGTCATTAACCCTGATGCGCGAATAGCCATCGAGCTGCTGCAGCGCACGAACGGCACCGGGATTTTGTGGTGTGATGGGCGCCGATCACACGAGCTCCCGCCGGGTGCGCGCGTCGTTGTGCGTCAGTCGAGCCGTCCGGTACGGCTAGCTCGCCTGCATCCAGCATCGTTTACTGACCGGCTCGTTCGAAAGTTCCACCTGCCGGTGACGGGCTGGCGCGGACCAGACGGAGACGCTTCGTGA
- a CDS encoding TlyA family RNA methyltransferase encodes MTMRLDAALAASGLARSRTQAATLIASGLVSVDGVTVVKASARVSEDAVLEVAASDHYVSRAAHKLIAALDSFGVDPQGRVALDLGASTGGFTQVLRERGAARVIAADVGHDQIDPVIAADSGVSVVEGYNVRYMTPESLAGISGIDDVPDLVTADLSFISLTHVLSALKDVMAVNGDAILLVKPQFEAGRTAVKGGLVTSPAVRADAVTTVLWAAWDLGLSTHGVISSPIVGTHGNREFVVHLKPGTDGNPTEWIRTVTELTGSR; translated from the coding sequence GTGACGATGCGTCTCGATGCGGCGCTGGCCGCTTCGGGCCTGGCGCGTTCACGAACTCAAGCTGCGACGCTCATTGCGTCGGGGCTCGTTTCCGTCGACGGAGTCACCGTCGTGAAAGCTTCAGCGCGCGTGTCCGAAGATGCAGTGCTCGAGGTCGCGGCATCCGATCACTACGTGAGCCGCGCGGCTCATAAGCTCATTGCCGCGCTCGATTCGTTCGGCGTCGATCCTCAAGGTCGTGTGGCGCTTGATCTTGGCGCCTCAACAGGCGGTTTTACGCAAGTGCTGCGTGAGCGCGGGGCGGCCCGAGTGATCGCGGCTGACGTCGGCCATGACCAGATCGATCCTGTCATCGCTGCAGACTCGGGCGTGAGCGTCGTCGAAGGTTACAACGTGCGCTACATGACACCTGAGTCGCTTGCGGGTATCTCAGGAATAGACGATGTGCCCGATCTTGTGACCGCCGACCTTTCCTTTATTTCGCTCACGCACGTGTTATCGGCTTTGAAAGACGTGATGGCTGTCAACGGTGATGCCATCTTGCTAGTGAAACCGCAGTTCGAAGCCGGGCGCACAGCGGTAAAGGGAGGCCTTGTGACCTCTCCCGCGGTACGGGCTGATGCGGTGACGACGGTGCTGTGGGCAGCATGGGATCTCGGTCTATCCACTCACGGTGTCATCTCTTCACCGATTGTGGGAACCCACGGTAATCGGGAGTTTGTGGTGCACCTGAAACCTGGAACGGATGGGAATCCGACAGAATGGATACGCACGGTGACCGAACTGACAGGAAGTCGATGA
- a CDS encoding DUF4184 family protein, with the protein MPFTPSHAVVALPFLRTPLVPAAIAIGAMTPDLPLFLRGTPLTYNVTHTWAWLPLTAVAALVLLLLWRCVMRPAAVELLPALLAWRLPTQWLTSTSLDGARETFRGGISGLLLLFTSLALGVASHLAWDAFTHEGRWGSALLPMLEGQWGPMVGYKWLQHGSSALGLIVLAIWAVLWLRRRTPVISPREVPQWVRVFWWLSLPLVLGFAWLGGLMMLGPLDAEFTVAHLAYQVLPPAAAVWGLGTIALCLAVTVRREISLFRRGKAAAEVRDTPGAHA; encoded by the coding sequence ATGCCGTTCACGCCGAGTCATGCTGTCGTTGCGCTTCCATTCTTGCGCACACCCCTGGTTCCGGCGGCGATAGCTATAGGGGCGATGACCCCGGACCTTCCGCTGTTCCTTCGTGGCACCCCGTTGACATACAACGTGACGCATACATGGGCGTGGCTACCTCTCACTGCCGTCGCAGCTCTAGTTCTTCTGCTGCTCTGGCGATGCGTGATGCGACCGGCGGCCGTTGAACTCCTTCCTGCACTTCTTGCGTGGCGGTTGCCCACGCAGTGGCTCACGAGCACGTCATTGGACGGAGCGCGGGAGACATTTCGCGGGGGTATATCTGGGCTCCTGCTTCTATTTACTTCTCTCGCGCTCGGTGTGGCATCTCACCTGGCATGGGACGCGTTCACTCACGAGGGACGGTGGGGGAGCGCACTTCTTCCGATGCTCGAAGGCCAGTGGGGGCCAATGGTCGGTTACAAATGGCTACAGCACGGTTCCAGTGCGTTGGGACTTATCGTGCTCGCTATTTGGGCCGTGCTTTGGCTGCGTCGTCGCACCCCGGTCATCTCTCCGCGTGAGGTACCGCAGTGGGTGCGAGTGTTCTGGTGGCTGTCGTTGCCGCTGGTGCTGGGATTCGCATGGCTAGGCGGCTTGATGATGCTCGGTCCGCTCGATGCGGAGTTCACTGTGGCGCACCTGGCATATCAGGTGTTGCCTCCCGCCGCGGCTGTGTGGGGATTGGGAACGATTGCACTGTGCCTCGCGGTAACGGTGCGGCGTGAGATATCGCTGTTTCGCCGCGGAAAAGCGGCGGCTGAAGTGCGCGACACGCCAGGGGCGCACGCGTGA